Proteins encoded by one window of Cellvibrio sp. KY-GH-1:
- a CDS encoding alpha/beta hydrolase, with translation MRSSLRLFFILCTAILGVTANAADVKIHKAIEFAKPDNFPLTLDIYVPQTGKKSYPVLVIYHGGGWLLNNNSIMHDLANKIARDGDMVVANMNYRLLADQNNTVAINQIIEDVFGGLLWVKDHIAEYRGDPTRVAITGDSAGGHLTTMILTRGRQLESDGFAGPSLGFKPSYLPAGKTAEQVAQEDGLKVQAAVVSYGAFDLYKTAQGDFETPKNMFWKFANAEARGMFGNKITTKNNADYYKAVSPIYWVPVSSEYKLPPQFVHVGSLDKTTPPEAAQAYVDLLTAGKQPVEYKVYPGKNHAYLDNGCNWANSCFDKDAVEPVNDIIAFLRKTLKD, from the coding sequence ATGCGCAGCTCCCTACGACTGTTTTTCATTCTTTGTACGGCAATCCTTGGCGTCACTGCCAATGCCGCCGATGTAAAAATCCATAAAGCGATTGAATTTGCCAAGCCGGATAATTTCCCGCTTACGCTCGATATTTACGTTCCGCAAACCGGTAAAAAATCTTACCCGGTGTTGGTGATTTACCACGGTGGCGGTTGGTTGCTGAATAACAATTCGATCATGCATGACCTGGCCAACAAAATCGCGCGCGATGGCGATATGGTGGTGGCCAATATGAATTACCGCTTGCTGGCCGATCAAAACAATACAGTGGCCATAAATCAAATTATTGAAGATGTCTTTGGCGGTTTGCTGTGGGTGAAAGACCATATCGCCGAATACCGGGGCGACCCAACACGTGTGGCCATAACCGGTGACAGCGCGGGCGGGCACCTTACCACCATGATCCTTACACGCGGCCGCCAATTGGAAAGTGATGGTTTTGCCGGCCCCAGTCTCGGTTTTAAACCCAGCTATTTACCCGCGGGAAAAACCGCTGAGCAGGTTGCGCAAGAAGATGGTTTAAAAGTGCAGGCGGCGGTGGTGAGTTACGGGGCGTTTGATTTGTACAAAACAGCGCAAGGCGATTTTGAAACGCCGAAAAATATGTTCTGGAAATTCGCCAATGCTGAAGCACGTGGAATGTTCGGTAACAAGATCACCACCAAAAACAATGCGGATTACTACAAAGCCGTATCGCCCATCTATTGGGTGCCGGTGTCCAGTGAATACAAACTGCCTCCCCAGTTTGTCCATGTAGGCAGCTTGGATAAAACCACACCGCCAGAAGCGGCGCAGGCCTATGTGGATTTGTTAACGGCGGGCAAACAACCGGTGGAATACAAAGTCTACCCCGGTAAAAACCACGCGTATTTGGATAACGGCTGTAACTGGGCTAATAGTTGTTTTGATAAAGATGCCGTAGAGCCGGTAAACGACATAATCGCCTTTTTGCGTAAAACCCTGAAAGACTAG
- the drmB gene encoding DUF1998 domain-containing protein, whose product MSSKIRKGQMISTFGPGAIHVDSRGVSLLTSGIDGWFDGDGDIEPYKLADERLAKRLNVDHFRQPPDAPSYRKSSSELDKRLKQWLPVYRFPRWHVCKFCNRMEELSPLVAGSPTCKHCNGILFQVRFVASCKNGHLQDFPWIEWVHRGDPSPDCAKPELTLRSTKNATLADTIVSCSCGKQRNLAGIMSQEDGKTLSNTVIPVQGISFPCAGKKPWFGDAHTDSVLCDQPLVGMLRQATNLYYSKVISSIKLPIKDQHDIESLIDLLVEKVPSKLFPAIAGFSDDIKLATLKGQVKFELDLFTNDQILSAFSAVVSGLSPSIDVVDSDDEETEYRRQERRLLLDGQDRKDLQCFPLDLSEIGASFQKYFSHISRVERLTETRAFVGFDRIESGTKEKSDNHYQAYQNSIRCNSTTSKDTWLPAVRVYGEGIYLELNEGLLNSWQSRPDVKNRVKDLPRQAITNSMATLEAGRITPRFLLLHTLAHLLINRLVFDSGYSSSALRERLYCSDDPDGAMAGVLIYTSSGDSEGSLGGLVAMTANNQLINILKSALAEAEWCSSDPICSESRGQGPGSLNLAACHSCALLPETSCEHMNSLLDRRLLVSLAKDGSGFFDSFLVDG is encoded by the coding sequence ATGAGCTCAAAAATACGTAAAGGCCAAATGATCAGCACCTTCGGCCCAGGTGCAATCCATGTGGATAGTAGAGGGGTTTCATTGCTAACATCTGGGATTGATGGTTGGTTTGACGGTGATGGCGATATAGAGCCTTATAAGCTTGCTGACGAGCGATTAGCAAAGCGTTTGAATGTGGATCATTTTAGGCAGCCACCTGATGCGCCATCTTATAGAAAAAGCTCCTCTGAACTCGATAAAAGGCTCAAACAATGGCTTCCTGTTTACCGATTTCCACGTTGGCACGTTTGTAAATTTTGCAATCGAATGGAGGAGTTATCTCCTCTAGTAGCTGGCTCTCCCACATGCAAACATTGCAATGGAATCCTATTTCAAGTTCGCTTTGTTGCCTCTTGCAAAAATGGTCATCTGCAAGATTTCCCATGGATTGAATGGGTTCATCGAGGAGATCCATCTCCTGATTGCGCAAAACCAGAACTAACATTGCGAAGCACAAAAAATGCAACCTTAGCTGATACCATAGTAAGTTGTTCTTGCGGAAAGCAAAGAAATCTTGCTGGTATTATGAGCCAAGAAGACGGAAAGACCTTAAGCAACACGGTTATTCCTGTGCAAGGCATCAGTTTTCCTTGTGCCGGTAAAAAACCATGGTTCGGTGATGCGCATACCGATTCAGTTTTATGTGATCAACCCTTGGTTGGAATGTTGAGACAAGCGACGAACTTATATTATTCAAAAGTAATAAGCTCAATTAAGTTGCCCATTAAAGATCAGCATGACATCGAAAGTCTAATTGATTTATTAGTTGAAAAAGTTCCTTCTAAGCTTTTTCCTGCAATTGCAGGATTCTCAGATGATATAAAGCTTGCAACACTAAAGGGGCAGGTGAAATTTGAGTTAGATCTATTTACTAACGATCAAATTCTTTCAGCTTTTAGTGCCGTTGTATCTGGATTAAGCCCATCTATTGACGTCGTTGATTCTGACGATGAAGAAACAGAATACCGCAGACAAGAACGGCGATTATTGCTTGATGGACAAGATAGAAAAGATCTGCAATGTTTCCCATTAGATTTAAGTGAGATTGGCGCTAGTTTCCAAAAGTATTTTTCACATATTTCCAGAGTTGAACGTTTAACTGAAACGAGAGCTTTTGTAGGTTTTGATAGAATTGAATCCGGCACTAAAGAAAAGTCAGATAACCACTATCAGGCTTATCAAAATTCAATTCGCTGTAATTCAACAACATCTAAAGACACTTGGCTGCCAGCAGTTAGAGTTTATGGTGAGGGTATTTATCTTGAACTAAATGAGGGCTTATTGAATTCATGGCAATCTCGCCCAGATGTAAAAAATCGTGTAAAAGATTTACCGAGGCAAGCCATCACCAACTCAATGGCTACTCTTGAGGCAGGTAGAATTACCCCGCGTTTTTTGCTGCTTCATACGCTGGCGCATCTTTTAATTAATAGATTGGTATTTGATTCAGGTTATAGCAGCTCCGCATTAAGAGAGCGTTTATATTGCTCTGATGATCCAGACGGTGCTATGGCTGGGGTGTTAATTTATACATCTTCTGGCGATTCCGAAGGTTCTCTCGGCGGGTTAGTTGCTATGACAGCCAACAATCAATTAATAAACATTTTAAAATCTGCTTTAGCAGAGGCCGAATGGTGTTCTTCAGATCCGATATGTTCAGAGTCTAGAGGGCAAGGACCTGGCTCGCTAAATTTGGCAGCATGCCATAGTTGTGCACTACTTCCAGAAACATCATGCGAACATATGAATAGCCTGCTAGATCGGCGATTACTTGTCTCGCTAGCAAAAGACGGATCAGGATTTTTTGATAGCTTTTTGGTTGATGGTTAA
- a CDS encoding nuclease-related domain-containing DEAD/DEAH box helicase gives MARLIPSHYEESVKSPGEKELFLRLRNDPLTKDWIVMHSVDVAHHKSRISGEVDFLIIIPNKGVLCLEIKAHQFIKREGGNWYLGKDSNGKDRSPFKQVSETMHSLRCYLSSRHTALNDVPFFSAVCFTSVEFTEISPEWRPWQCISSRFFRTRGIGAVIIDLCDRELEHYKNSVSFLKYKKEYLNAYQIEILLSLLRPPIELSQSPVERLLQHENELIRYTEEQFKALDAAHYNERLLFVGPAGTGKTVLAIEAARRLAISGKKVLFLCYSKPLSLHIGNLIGYGYSNIKVMTIHGLMASFARITKYLDTPEFWKSVLPELALEAMLGDNNFGPSYDALIVDEAQDISSETLWLDVLELILKSGLAAGIWQMFGDFKGQALFSDGKSEQELIGNLRQRASDISIFPLTINCRNRKSTVEQSLLIGRMNGLYSMILRSSDNEITPEYKFYESDQSQQNALKEAILSYLKRGYPPSSMIVLSPKRDGCAAQLANCPTSFSLRQIDECEAKDIAYTTIHGFKGMERPIVFITDIVDLESTQSRMLLYTATTRSTESFTLFLSQTTEMQLAKLVMESK, from the coding sequence ATGGCAAGACTAATCCCCTCCCACTATGAAGAAAGTGTCAAAAGCCCAGGCGAAAAAGAGCTATTTTTGCGGCTTAGGAATGATCCGCTAACAAAAGATTGGATTGTTATGCATTCTGTAGATGTTGCTCATCATAAAAGCAGAATTTCGGGTGAGGTAGATTTTTTAATTATTATTCCGAACAAAGGCGTTTTATGCCTTGAAATCAAAGCACACCAATTTATCAAGAGAGAAGGAGGTAATTGGTATTTAGGAAAAGATAGCAATGGAAAAGACAGAAGCCCGTTTAAACAAGTTAGTGAAACTATGCACAGCTTGCGCTGTTATTTGTCTTCGAGACATACCGCATTAAATGACGTCCCATTTTTTTCCGCGGTATGTTTTACTTCCGTAGAATTTACTGAAATATCACCTGAGTGGCGGCCTTGGCAATGCATTTCCTCTCGTTTTTTTAGAACTCGTGGCATTGGCGCAGTCATAATCGATTTGTGTGACAGAGAATTAGAACACTATAAAAATTCTGTATCCTTTTTGAAATACAAAAAAGAATATTTAAATGCCTATCAGATAGAGATATTACTATCGTTATTGCGGCCACCAATTGAGTTAAGCCAGTCCCCCGTTGAAAGATTACTTCAGCACGAAAATGAATTAATTCGATACACAGAGGAGCAATTCAAAGCGCTTGATGCTGCTCATTATAATGAGCGTCTCTTATTTGTTGGCCCAGCAGGAACGGGTAAAACGGTGCTAGCTATTGAGGCTGCTCGACGTTTGGCGATATCAGGGAAAAAGGTTTTATTTCTTTGCTACAGTAAACCATTATCATTACACATTGGAAACTTGATTGGCTATGGATATAGTAATATTAAAGTCATGACAATACATGGCTTAATGGCATCTTTTGCGCGTATTACGAAATATTTGGATACACCAGAATTTTGGAAATCTGTACTCCCTGAGTTGGCACTTGAAGCAATGCTTGGCGACAACAATTTTGGCCCAAGTTATGATGCCTTGATTGTTGACGAGGCCCAGGATATTTCGAGTGAAACACTCTGGCTCGATGTTTTGGAATTAATTCTAAAAAGCGGTCTTGCGGCTGGTATTTGGCAGATGTTTGGTGATTTTAAAGGGCAAGCTCTATTTTCTGATGGAAAATCAGAACAGGAACTTATAGGTAATCTTCGACAAAGAGCGAGCGATATTTCTATTTTTCCATTAACAATAAATTGCCGAAATAGAAAATCTACAGTAGAGCAAAGTTTATTAATTGGACGAATGAATGGACTCTATTCCATGATTCTTCGCTCCAGTGATAACGAAATCACTCCTGAATACAAATTTTATGAATCGGATCAATCCCAACAAAATGCCCTAAAAGAAGCAATTCTAAGTTATTTAAAAAGGGGCTATCCGCCTAGCTCAATGATTGTACTGTCCCCCAAAAGAGATGGCTGTGCAGCTCAATTGGCAAATTGTCCTACCTCATTCTCCTTAAGGCAAATAGATGAATGTGAGGCAAAAGATATTGCGTATACAACCATTCATGGCTTCAAAGGAATGGAAAGACCTATTGTATTTATAACAGATATTGTAGATCTGGAGTCAACTCAGTCTCGCATGCTTTTATATACTGCAACCACCCGGTCAACTGAATCATTTACATTGTTCCTGAGTCAAACTACGGAAATGCAACTAGCAAAATTAGTGATGGAGTCTAAATAA
- a CDS encoding DUF2975 domain-containing protein: protein MNIQQHVRIARIKQFSRYLYLALSGLRYVLWVVWPLAVAAMVFGNKMQINVRDMQMKDVEPSLLQRVLLVGALSAFMFVAIKIIFHFRELIRHFSEGDIFNKAAIDHARKALFSGLVIYGLYLVVMVASWVWMIQQSSGVSVNVNLDVSFIFALMFFGLMYVLLWALEIGSDLNEESELTI, encoded by the coding sequence ATGAATATTCAGCAGCATGTGCGGATTGCACGGATTAAACAGTTCAGCCGTTATTTGTACCTGGCACTGAGCGGTTTGCGCTATGTGTTGTGGGTGGTGTGGCCGCTGGCGGTGGCGGCGATGGTGTTTGGCAATAAGATGCAAATTAATGTGCGCGATATGCAGATGAAGGATGTGGAGCCTTCGCTGTTGCAGCGGGTGTTGTTGGTGGGTGCTTTGTCGGCGTTTATGTTTGTGGCGATAAAAATAATTTTTCACTTTCGCGAGTTGATCCGGCATTTTTCCGAGGGCGATATTTTTAATAAAGCGGCCATCGACCATGCGCGCAAAGCGCTGTTTAGCGGCTTGGTGATTTACGGTTTGTATTTGGTGGTGATGGTTGCCAGCTGGGTGTGGATGATTCAACAAAGTTCGGGCGTGAGTGTGAACGTGAATCTGGATGTGAGTTTTATTTTTGCGCTGATGTTTTTTGGGTTGATGTATGTGCTGCTCTGGGCGCTGGAAATTGGCAGTGACCTTAACGAAGAATCCGAGCTGACTATTTAG
- a CDS encoding helicase-related protein, translating to MSEELYSKFGGTLTGSQARDEVMLASLKQELVGPNPVGEPISVGSSITLDSPEKLHANWIQAENKEEILKEFPLSRYGVGVLFPLDTLLTVNDTNDLPAQQIDEPIQDDPDQSNQTKSSENHKNQEFGEHQPDDDDFDLSLANARMPSSMAVSFKLDFNNLSKFEVCISGAVYQPFDVFCGGKKSPPPRWKRIPVQITVDLLVNWKSSLKVWNLLSCDSSGVLSANGLELSIRAIDRHDVHGEKIVTIALINESQAGDYTDRNRKSFFQTHFSVEATDEVGRPMILPYREADSINDDNETLSNRLIYRNDQTFAVGHGCAADWNLAPSNDAQRCSKVWSEVLPSYQVPSITPNITFGGVELAVSMRDLAELEMTSSCLGLQQLKAVVEQYRSWIVTQEIKVSSLDVPDNLKQQGIINLDDCKQACARMQMGLDFLESNEMALKAFKIANEAMLLQQLHAPKAIRNIKFNEEGIPCFSEKYKDNDAHGKWRAFQIGFILMALLSVADKDDPFHEAVELIWFPTGGGKTEAYLGLAAFSLVYERLMHGTNAQGTQVLMRYTLRLLTAQQLQRASTLICALEFLREKKEIPGERFSIGLWVGGANTPNSRKDALKAFDSLQKGDDTRNPFLLDRCPWCSAQMGVVRHQSTKSKSSKSAKNEILGLYKEKGTVIYRCVDGECLFFDAGLPILVIDEDIYNEKPSIVIGTVDKFAMLTWNDNIRHIFGIGENGKRELNPPSLIIQDELHLISGPLGTMVGLYEPLIEDLCTDKRNNQIIKPKIIAATATTRQYRLQIQRLYGRSEALLFPPPAIDAEDSFFAKYERDELGNFKPGRKYVGVNAPGLSSQLTAQVRTFSALLSSVNKLRPHDQDPWRTLLVFYNSIRELGGGITLLQGDIPERIGSIKRRSEDWLMQRWIKSDEELTSRLKSEEIPEAIAKLQEKLQTIEFSDIENTLNVLMPKIQNIEIINNFKNLDTRISKKILTLDVCAFLENLYVHCKKENIKNLGLEKIHRQLNGDGVIDVCLASSIIEVGVDIDRLGMMAIVGQPKTTAQYIQVSGRVGRNVNRSPGLVVTLYSTAKPRDRSHFEHFRSYHQRLYAQVEPSSVTPFSLPAMERGLRAVAVAYARQYSSIGAEPTNVDASIFEQCREMIIATRGQYFQDDIQRNHFNRIFESMKNHWKKNKSNYQDWGKIGSYPPNPVLYSFGDSVPKSHRDHAWPAPTSMRSVDGEAGLRIECDPYAKGEAL from the coding sequence GTGAGTGAAGAACTGTATAGTAAATTTGGTGGGACCCTAACCGGTTCACAAGCGCGCGATGAGGTCATGTTAGCGTCTTTAAAACAAGAGTTAGTTGGCCCAAATCCGGTAGGCGAACCAATAAGTGTAGGTTCATCGATTACTTTAGATTCCCCTGAAAAACTTCATGCCAATTGGATTCAAGCTGAGAACAAAGAAGAAATATTAAAAGAATTTCCGCTAAGTCGATATGGAGTCGGCGTTTTATTTCCTTTAGATACATTGCTTACTGTAAATGATACAAATGACTTGCCAGCGCAGCAAATAGACGAACCTATTCAGGATGACCCTGATCAAAGCAACCAAACAAAATCTAGCGAAAATCATAAAAACCAAGAATTTGGTGAGCATCAACCTGATGACGACGATTTTGATCTTTCCTTGGCCAATGCACGCATGCCTTCGTCAATGGCTGTCAGTTTTAAACTAGATTTTAATAATTTGTCAAAATTCGAAGTCTGTATATCTGGAGCGGTATATCAACCGTTTGATGTATTTTGTGGCGGGAAAAAATCCCCACCCCCGCGTTGGAAACGAATTCCAGTTCAAATAACAGTTGACTTGTTAGTTAATTGGAAAAGCAGTTTAAAAGTCTGGAATTTACTTTCCTGCGATAGCTCTGGAGTATTGAGCGCGAATGGGCTTGAATTAAGTATAAGGGCGATTGATCGTCATGATGTGCATGGTGAAAAAATTGTCACCATTGCACTAATTAACGAAAGCCAAGCAGGAGACTACACAGATCGCAATAGAAAATCTTTTTTTCAGACTCACTTTTCAGTGGAGGCGACAGACGAAGTTGGCCGTCCAATGATTCTTCCTTACCGGGAAGCTGATTCAATAAATGATGATAATGAAACGCTTTCAAATCGTCTGATATACAGAAATGATCAAACCTTTGCCGTTGGGCATGGGTGTGCTGCAGATTGGAACTTGGCACCTAGCAATGATGCACAGCGATGTTCGAAAGTGTGGAGTGAAGTTTTGCCATCATACCAAGTGCCAAGTATTACGCCAAACATCACATTTGGTGGTGTAGAGCTGGCTGTTTCAATGAGGGATCTAGCAGAACTTGAAATGACATCCAGTTGTCTAGGTTTACAGCAACTGAAAGCCGTAGTAGAACAATATCGATCTTGGATTGTGACCCAAGAAATCAAAGTTTCCTCCTTGGATGTTCCGGATAATTTGAAACAGCAAGGTATTATTAATCTCGATGATTGTAAGCAAGCTTGCGCACGTATGCAGATGGGACTCGATTTTCTCGAATCTAACGAAATGGCTTTAAAAGCATTCAAGATCGCAAATGAAGCAATGTTGTTACAACAACTTCATGCCCCTAAAGCAATTCGCAACATTAAATTTAATGAGGAAGGAATTCCATGTTTTTCTGAAAAATACAAAGATAATGATGCACATGGGAAGTGGCGTGCATTTCAAATTGGCTTTATTTTGATGGCCTTATTATCTGTTGCTGATAAAGACGATCCATTTCATGAGGCTGTTGAATTAATCTGGTTTCCGACTGGTGGTGGTAAAACGGAGGCCTATTTAGGCTTGGCCGCGTTCTCATTAGTTTATGAACGTTTAATGCATGGAACAAATGCGCAGGGAACTCAAGTACTAATGCGATATACATTGAGGTTGCTGACTGCTCAGCAATTGCAACGTGCATCAACACTAATCTGCGCCCTTGAATTTCTGCGAGAGAAGAAGGAGATTCCTGGTGAGCGATTCAGTATCGGCTTGTGGGTAGGAGGAGCCAACACGCCAAACTCGAGAAAGGACGCATTAAAAGCATTCGACAGTCTCCAAAAAGGAGACGATACAAGAAACCCATTTTTGCTAGATCGATGTCCATGGTGTTCAGCACAAATGGGTGTTGTTAGGCATCAATCGACTAAAAGCAAAAGTTCAAAAAGTGCCAAAAATGAAATATTGGGACTTTATAAAGAAAAAGGAACAGTTATTTACCGTTGCGTAGATGGTGAATGCCTTTTTTTTGATGCAGGTTTACCCATTCTTGTAATTGACGAAGATATTTACAATGAGAAACCATCAATAGTTATAGGAACCGTTGATAAGTTTGCCATGTTGACTTGGAATGACAACATTCGACATATTTTTGGCATTGGTGAGAACGGAAAAAGAGAATTAAATCCCCCCTCTCTAATAATTCAAGATGAACTTCACCTAATATCTGGCCCACTTGGAACAATGGTCGGTTTGTATGAGCCGCTGATAGAAGACCTCTGTACAGATAAGCGCAACAATCAAATTATCAAGCCTAAAATCATCGCAGCCACAGCTACCACAAGGCAATATAGGCTACAAATACAACGTTTATATGGCCGGTCAGAAGCATTACTTTTTCCTCCTCCTGCGATAGATGCAGAGGATTCATTTTTTGCAAAATATGAACGTGATGAATTGGGAAATTTTAAACCAGGCCGCAAGTATGTCGGTGTTAATGCTCCCGGCCTGAGTTCTCAACTTACCGCTCAGGTTCGTACATTTTCAGCATTACTATCTTCCGTTAACAAGCTTAGACCACACGATCAAGATCCATGGAGGACTTTACTCGTTTTTTATAACTCAATTAGAGAGTTAGGTGGTGGAATAACTCTTTTGCAAGGAGATATACCTGAACGTATTGGTTCAATTAAACGTAGAAGTGAAGATTGGTTGATGCAACGCTGGATCAAATCGGATGAAGAGTTGACAAGTCGTCTCAAATCAGAAGAAATTCCGGAGGCGATAGCGAAACTACAAGAAAAATTACAAACTATAGAATTTTCGGACATAGAAAACACACTTAATGTATTGATGCCAAAGATCCAAAACATAGAAATTATCAATAATTTTAAGAATTTGGATACGAGAATTTCTAAAAAAATACTCACTCTAGATGTTTGCGCCTTTTTAGAGAATCTCTATGTTCACTGTAAAAAAGAAAACATAAAAAATCTTGGATTAGAGAAAATTCATCGGCAATTAAATGGCGATGGTGTTATCGATGTTTGCCTTGCTTCTAGCATAATTGAAGTGGGTGTAGATATTGATCGTTTAGGAATGATGGCAATAGTGGGTCAGCCAAAAACTACCGCTCAATACATTCAGGTATCTGGCCGCGTGGGGCGTAATGTTAATCGATCACCAGGGCTAGTGGTGACTCTATACTCCACTGCAAAACCTCGCGATAGATCTCATTTTGAACATTTCCGATCTTACCATCAAAGACTCTATGCTCAAGTCGAGCCATCCAGTGTGACTCCTTTTTCTTTGCCGGCAATGGAGAGAGGGCTGAGAGCGGTTGCAGTCGCCTATGCCCGTCAATATTCCTCGATTGGCGCTGAGCCAACTAACGTAGACGCCAGCATTTTTGAGCAGTGCCGCGAGATGATTATTGCCACTCGTGGACAATATTTTCAGGATGACATCCAGCGAAATCATTTTAATAGAATCTTTGAGAGCATGAAAAATCACTGGAAAAAAAATAAAAGCAACTACCAAGATTGGGGGAAAATAGGATCTTATCCACCTAACCCAGTTCTGTATTCATTTGGAGATTCAGTACCAAAATCACACAGAGACCACGCGTGGCCAGCACCTACTAGCATGCGTTCTGTTGATGGTGAAGCGGGCTTAAGAATTGAATGTGATCCTTACGCAAAGGGAGAAGCGCTATGA
- a CDS encoding helix-turn-helix transcriptional regulator produces MPIIVNLDVVLAQRKMRLNTLAELVDITPQNLSVLKTGKAKAIRFDTLEKICEVLECQPGDILAFAKEPATAGTE; encoded by the coding sequence ATGCCAATTATTGTGAATTTGGATGTGGTGTTGGCGCAGCGCAAAATGCGGCTGAATACGCTGGCGGAGTTGGTGGACATTACACCGCAAAATTTATCGGTGTTAAAAACCGGCAAAGCCAAAGCAATTCGCTTTGATACGCTGGAAAAAATTTGTGAAGTGCTGGAATGCCAACCGGGCGATATTTTGGCGTTTGCGAAAGAGCCTGCAACCGCAGGCACGGAGTAA
- the nadS gene encoding NadS family protein: MKKEMFDELLESVKEMDAIAKGQQPSSRSFDFPDPEVKTIRDRLGVSQEKFAFLLGVSKRTVENWEQGRRHPTGPARSLLRLVEADPEHALRALNT; encoded by the coding sequence ATGAAAAAAGAAATGTTCGATGAGCTACTGGAAAGCGTTAAGGAAATGGATGCTATCGCAAAAGGCCAACAGCCATCCTCGCGCAGCTTTGATTTCCCTGACCCTGAAGTAAAAACTATCCGCGATCGCTTGGGAGTATCGCAAGAAAAGTTTGCCTTTTTACTGGGCGTAAGCAAACGCACCGTAGAAAACTGGGAACAAGGCCGCCGCCACCCAACCGGTCCCGCACGCTCTCTACTACGCCTTGTAGAAGCAGACCCGGAACATGCACTGCGCGCACTAAATACCTGA